The following proteins are encoded in a genomic region of Procambarus clarkii isolate CNS0578487 chromosome 23, FALCON_Pclarkii_2.0, whole genome shotgun sequence:
- the LOC138367766 gene encoding putative protein CRIPAK produces the protein MRDVAQIEVVGGEVPRVDFVPTCSCVPTCSCVPVFQRVHVFQRVHVSQRVHVFQCVHVFQCSNVFMCSSVQTCSCVPVFQRVHVFQCSCVPTCSCVPVFQRVHVFQRVHVFQCSNVFMCSNVFMCSSVPTCSCVPTCSCVPLFQRVHVFQCSNVFMCSNVFMCSSVPTCSNVFMCSSVPTCSCVPVFQRVHVFQRVHVFQCSNVFTCQHQGSASNIS, from the coding sequence TGTTCCAACGTGTTCATGTGTTCCAACGTGTTCATGTGTTCCAGTGTTCCAACGTGTTCATGTGTTCCAACGTGTTCATGTGTCCCAACGTGTTCATGTGTTCCAGTGTGTTCATGTGTTCCAGTGTTCCAACGTGTTCATGTGTTCCAGTGTTCAAACGTGTTCATGTGTTCCAGTGTTCCAACGTGTTCATGTGTTCCAGTGTTCATGTGTTCCAACGTGTTCATGTGTTCCAGTGTTCCAACGTGTTCATGTGTTCCAACGTGTTCATGTGTTCCAGTGTTCCAACGTGTTCATGTGTTCCAACGTGTTCATGTGTTCCAGTGTTCCAACGTGTTCATGTGTTCCAACGTGTTCATGTGTTCCACTGTTCCAACGTGTTCATGTGTTCCAGTGTTCCAACGTGTTCATGTGTTCCAACGTGTTCATGTGTTCCAGTGTTCCAACGTGTTCCAACGTGTTCATGTGTTCCAGTGTTCCAACGTGTTCATGTGTTCCAGTGTTCCAACGTGTTCATGTGTTCCAACGTGTTCATGTGTTCCAGTGTTCCAACGTGTTCacttgtcaacaccagggttCAGCGAGCAATATATCATAA